The Raphanus sativus cultivar WK10039 chromosome 2, ASM80110v3, whole genome shotgun sequence genome includes a region encoding these proteins:
- the LOC108842767 gene encoding kinesin-like protein KIN-5D gives MVDNFNRTDSMQQRRSGVASLSPAQTPRSSDKLARESRSSDSNSTNRNDKEKGVNVQVILRCRPLSEDEARLHTPVVISCNEHRREVAATQSIAGKHIDRHFAFDKVFGPASQQKDLYDQAICPIVFEVLEGYNCTIFAYGQTGTGKTYTMEGGARKKNGEFPSDAGVIPRAVKQIFDILEAQGAEYSMKVTFLELYNEEISDLLAPEETTTKFVDDKSKKSIALMEDGKGSVFVRGLEEEIVSTANEIYKILEKGSAKRRTAETLLNKQSSRSHSIFSITIHIKENTPEGEEMIKCGKLNLVDLAGSENISRSGAREGRAREAGEINKSLLTLGRVINALVEHSGHIPYRDSKLTRLLRDSLGGKTKTCVIATISPSIHCLEETLSTLDYAHRAKNIKNKPEINQKMMKSAVMKDLYSEIDRLKQEVYAAREKNGIYIPKDRYLQEEAEKKAMAEKIERLELQSESKDKQVIDLQELYNAQKLLTAELSEKLDKTEKKLEETEHSLFDLEEKYRQANATIKEKEFVISNLLKSEKSLVERAFQLRTELESAASDVSNLFSKIERKDKIEDGNRCLIQKFQSQLTQQLELLHKTVASSVTQQEVQLKHMEEDMESFVSTKSEATEELRERLSKLKAVYGSGIESLDNIAVKLDENSQSTFGGLNSEVSKHSHELENVFKGFASEADILLQDLQSSLNKQEEKLIAFAQQQRKAHSQAVDSARSVSKVTVEFFKTLDTHATKLTGIVEEAQTVNHRKLSEFENKFEECAKNEERQLLEKVAELLANSNSRKKNLVQMAVQDLRESASTRTTTLQHEMSTMQDSTSSIKAEWKLHMVKTESNYHQDTSAVESGKKAMQEVLLNCLKKAEMSAHQWRKAQESLVSLERNNVASVDSIVRGGMNANEKLRSQFSSAVSSSLDVFDAANASLLTSIDHSLKLDNDACAKINSMIIPCCEDLIELKSDHNHKIAEITDNAGKCLLDEYIVDEPSCSTPRKRQIDIPSIESIEELRTPASEQLLRAFQDGKLLRQANGDAKQQQQQHLVRASSLYEAAVVSDSRSPLSAVN, from the exons ATGGTAGACAATTTTAACAGAACGGATTCAATGCAGCAAAGAAGAAGTGGTGTTGCATCTCTCTCTCCGGCTCAGACACCACGATCAAGTGATAAATTGGCCAGAGAATCGAGATCTTCTGACTCAAATTCAACGAATAGAAATGATAAAGAAAAGGGTGTGAATGTGCAGGTCATCTTGCGTTGCAG GCCATTGAGCGAGGACGAGGCCAGACTTCATACACCGGTGGTGATTTCATGTAACGAGCACCGTAGAGAAGTTGCTGCTACTCAGAGTATTGCTGGGAAGCACATTGATAGACATTTTGCTTTCGACAAG GTCTTTGGTCCAGCGTCTCAACAGAAGGACTTATATGACCAAGCCATTTGTCCAATTGTGTTTGAAGTACTCGAAGGTTACAACTGTACCATCTTTGCATATGGTCAGACCGGTACTGGAAAGACGTATACCATGGAAGGAGGTGCAAGGAAAAAG AACGGTGAGTTCCCGAGTGACGCGGGTGTTATTCCGAGAGCTGTTAAGCAGATTTTCGACATATTAGAAGCGCAGGGTGCTGAGTATAGCATGAAGGTCACCTTCCTAGAATTATATAACGAGGAAATTTCAGATCTTTTAGCACCAGAGGAGACGACTACTAAGTTTGTTGATGACAAGTCCAAGAAATCGATTGCTCTTATGGAAGATGGGAAAGGGAGTGTCTTTGTTCGTGGCTTGGAAGAAGAGATAGTGAGCACAGCGAATGAGATATACAAGATACTGGAGAAAGGTTCCGCTAAAAGGCGTACAGCTGAAACTCTTTTGAACAAGCAAAGTAGTCGCTCTCATTCCATATTTTCTATCACCATTCACATCAAGGAAAATACTCCCGAGGGAGAAGAGATGATCAAATGTGGGAAACTAAATCTTGTTGACCTTGCTGGTTCCGAGAACATCTCACGTTCTGGTGCACGAGAG GGACGAGCCAGGGAAGCTGGAGAGATCAACAAGAGTTTGCTTACTCTTGGCCGTGTCATTAACGCGCTTGTTGAGCACTCTGGCCATATTCCTTACAG AGATAGCAAACTGACAAGGCTCTTGAGGGATTCATTGGGAGGAAAGACTAAAACATGTGTAATCGCCACGATATCACCTTCCATTCACTGTTTAGAAGAGACTCTAAGCACTTTGGATTATGCACATCGCGCCAAGAATATCAAGAACAAACCAGAG ATCAATCAAAAGATGATGAAATCTGCGGTCATGAAAGATCTGTACTCTGAGATTGACAGACTGAAGCAAG AGGTATATGCTGCTAGGGAGAAAAACGGGATTTATATTCCAAAAGACCGTTATCTTCAAGAAGAGGCTGAGAAAAAG GCAATGGCTGAAAAGATAGAAAGATTAGAACTACAATCAGAATCAAAGGACAAG CAAGTTATTGATCTTCAAGAGCTATACAATGCTCAGAAGCTTTTAACTGCAGAGTTGAGTGAGAAACTTGACAAAACTGAG AAAAAGCTCGAGGAAACTGAGCACTCATTGTTTGATCTTGAAGAAAAATACAGACAGGCAAATGCAACCATTAAAGAGAAGGAATTTGTGATATCAAATCTCCTGAAGTCAG aaaaatcaCTTGTGGAGCGAGCCTTTCAGCTGCGGACGGAACTAGAAAGCGCAGCATCAGATGTTTCCAACTTGTTTTCCAAAATAG AAAGAAAGGACAAAATCGAGGACGGAAACAGATGTCTCATCCAAAAGTTTCAGTCACAACTCACACAACAGCTTGAGCTATTGCATAAGACTGTGGCTTCTTCTGTGACTCAACAAGAGGTTCAACTAAAACACATGGAGGAAGACATGGAGTCCTTTGTATCGACAAAATCTGAG GCTACTGAAGAACTCCGTGAGAGACTTTCAAAACTGAAGGCAGTGTATGGTTCTGGCATCGAATCTCTTGATAACATAGCCGTGAAGCTAGATGAAAACTCTCAGTCAACCTTTGGTGGCCTGAACTCGGAAGTTTCCAAACATTCACATGAACTTGAGAAC GTTTTCAAGGGTTTTGCTTCTGAGGCTGACATCTTATTACAAGATCTCCAAAGTAGCCTTAACAAACAGGAAGAGAAGCTTATCGCATTTGCTCAGCAACAGCGGAAG GCACATTCACAAGCCGTGGATTCAGCAAGGTCAGTTTCGAAAGTAACAGTGGAGTTCTTCAAGACGCTAGACACGCATGCTACCAAACTAACTGGGATAGTGGAAGAGGCACAGACAGTTAACCACAGGAAATTGAGTGAATTTGAAAACAAGTTTGAG GAATGTGCTAAGAATGAAGAGAGGCAATTGCTAGAGAAAGTAGCAGAACTTCTGGCGAATTCTAATTCTAGGAAGAAAAACCTT GTCCAAATGGCTGTACAAGATCTACGTGAGAGCGCATCCACCAGAACAACCACCCTACAGCATGAGATGTCGACGATGCAAGATTCAACTTCTTCCATTAAAGCTGAGTGGAAACTTCACATGGTGAAAACAGAATCGAACTATCACCAGGACACTTCAGCGGTTGAGAGCGGAAAGAAGGCGATGCAAGAAGTTCTCTTGAACTG CTTGAAGAAGGCAGAGATGAGTGCACATCAATGGAGGAAAGCTCAAGAATCACTGGTCAGTCTAGAACGGAACAATGTGGCTTCTGTTGACTCAATCGTTAG AGGAGGCATGAATGCCAATGAGAAGCTACGCTCTCAGTTCTCGTCCGCTGTTTCATCCTCTCTTGATGTTTTTGATGCTGCTAACGCCAGCCTTCTTACTTCCATTGATC ATTCGTTGAAACTCGATAATGATGCATGTGCTAAGATCAACTCCATGATCATCCCATGCTGTGAAGACTTGATTGAGCTCAAGAGTGATCACAATCACAAGATCGCAGAGATCACAGACAATGCAGGGAAATGTCTTCTTGATGAATACATA GTAGATGAGCCTTCGTGTTCAACGCCGAGGAAAAGACAAATTGACATACCGAGCATTGAGTCCATCGAGGAACTTAGAACTCCAGCATCTGAGCAGTTACTGAGAGCGTTTCAAGATGGGAAATTGTTGAGGCAGGCCAATGGTGATGCaaagcagcagcaacaacaacaccTTGTTCGTGCTTCCTCTCTTTACGAAGCAGCTGTTGTGTCGGACTCAAGATCTCCCCTCTCTGCTGTAAACTGA